TCGTACCTCTAATCTCAGAAATAGTCTTGGTTTTATGATTACCAAATCTTGACTTATTTTGCTGCCATAGAATAACAGACTTAATAATATCAAACCTTATATCCTCAAGAGAAAAGATAGCTCCCAACTTTCTAGTAGACACTTCTTTTTTAGTAAAAATATCAATTAATTTCAATTCCATTTAAAACCTATTTATCTTGCTCATTACTACCAACTTCTTCAGCTTTAACCGCCGCTTCAACTGGCTTTTGATTTTCCTCAAAAACATCTTTGAATCCAGCTGGATATGGCAATATTTTAGCTGAAACTCTCTTTACAGCGTCCGTTAAAGTGACAACCGTACCCTTCTTACCAGGCAATGCTCCTTTTACAAAAATTAAAGCATTTTCAGTATCAATCTTCATAACTTGTAAATTTTGTATAGTTACATTCGTGTTACCCATGTGACCAGCCATCTTCTTTCCTTTAAAGACTCTACCAGGATCTTGACACTGACCTGTAGATCCGTGAGACCTATGTGAAATCGACACACCATGGGTAGCTTCCAAACCAGCAAATCCATGCCTTTTCATTGCACCAGCAAAACCTTTACCTATAGTCTTGCCCCTTGCATCAACAAACTGCCCCTCTACAAAGTGGTCTACTGTTATC
The DNA window shown above is from Alphaproteobacteria bacterium and carries:
- the rplC gene encoding 50S ribosomal protein L3, which encodes MRVGLLAKKIGMSRIFDEYGDHYPVTVLECPEAVVLNAAHNAESNVKLASFESRKKSINLPQVKEFDKLKTAYRKHIAEFKVDDVSEFKSGRVITVDHFVEGQFVDARGKTIGKGFAGAMKRHGFAGLEATHGVSISHRSHGSTGQCQDPGRVFKGKKMAGHMGNTNVTIQNLQVMKIDTENALIFVKGALPGKKGTVVTLTDAVKRVSAKILPYPAGFKDVFEENQKPVEAAVKAEEVGSNEQDK